The proteins below are encoded in one region of Sporosarcina sp. FSL K6-1508:
- a CDS encoding GTP pyrophosphokinase has protein sequence MKLKNELDYSQLTYLKKEMTRFMLAYKFALDEVSTKINILEEEFQLIHEYNPIEHINTRLKTPESIIQKAIRKDIGLSMSSIKENMRDIAGIRINCSFNSDIYKLSEMIQKQKDIEVIEYKDYIQNPKPNGYRSLHLILKIPVFMTDRVEHVFVEMQIRTIAMDFWASLEHKIFYKFNKSVPEKITKELKEAAESANELDQKMANLHKEINEIKRMDEEFTTTLFNEKNEFNIPLKFLEMMNESSKISPTKV, from the coding sequence TTGAAACTGAAAAATGAACTAGACTACAGCCAATTGACTTATCTAAAAAAAGAAATGACTAGATTCATGCTAGCCTATAAATTTGCGTTAGACGAAGTCAGCACAAAAATCAATATATTGGAAGAAGAATTTCAATTAATACATGAATATAATCCCATCGAACATATTAATACCCGCTTGAAAACACCAGAAAGCATTATACAAAAGGCGATTCGTAAAGATATCGGACTGTCCATGTCTTCCATAAAGGAAAATATGCGGGATATCGCAGGAATTCGTATTAACTGTTCCTTTAACTCTGACATTTATAAACTAAGTGAAATGATTCAAAAGCAAAAGGATATTGAAGTGATTGAGTATAAAGATTACATACAAAATCCCAAACCCAATGGTTACCGGAGTCTTCATTTGATATTAAAAATTCCTGTGTTTATGACAGATCGGGTAGAGCACGTCTTTGTTGAAATGCAAATCAGGACAATTGCTATGGACTTTTGGGCAAGTCTGGAACATAAAATCTTTTATAAGTTCAACAAATCTGTCCCTGAAAAAATAACGAAAGAGTTGAAAGAAGCTGCGGAATCTGCCAACGAATTAGACCAAAAGATGGCGAATCTTCATAAAGAAATCAATGAAATTAAACGAATGGATGAAGAGTTTACCACAACTCTTTTTAATGAAAAAAATGAATTCAATATTCCGCTTAAATTTTTGGAAATGATGAATGAAAGTAGCAAAATTAGCCCGACTAAAGTATAG
- a CDS encoding MazG-like family protein — protein sequence MNVTEFQQWVREYYEARGWSELDIFIRIGFLAEETGEVARAIRSLEIGRDRPDEVCSSFEENKKELTEELGDVLGNLIVIANKYDIPLEEVFHVHKKKLSERYSNT from the coding sequence ATGAACGTAACTGAATTTCAACAATGGGTAAGAGAATATTATGAAGCAAGGGGCTGGTCTGAATTAGATATATTTATTCGTATCGGCTTTTTAGCAGAAGAAACGGGCGAGGTCGCGCGGGCTATTCGTTCCCTTGAGATTGGCAGAGATAGACCAGATGAAGTGTGTAGTTCGTTTGAAGAGAATAAAAAGGAGTTAACCGAAGAATTAGGGGATGTGTTAGGAAACTTAATTGTCATTGCGAACAAGTACGATATCCCTTTAGAAGAAGTATTTCATGTGCATAAAAAGAAACTATCGGAGCGCTATTCCAATACATAA
- a CDS encoding DUF2975 domain-containing protein, with product MKRGSTLFLRMAVILMGIPVLALCIFGLYKLASNPVNPDYAYILYPILIVMYVSALPFFIALYQAFKLLSYIDKNQSFSELSVKSLKNIKFCAITISILYIVIMPFVFLVADLDDAPGLIIVGMVPAFASMVIAVFAAVLQRLLQEAINIKSENDLTV from the coding sequence ATGAAACGAGGTTCAACACTATTTTTAAGGATGGCTGTTATTCTAATGGGAATCCCAGTTCTTGCTTTGTGTATATTTGGGTTATATAAGCTAGCCAGTAATCCAGTAAACCCGGATTATGCCTATATACTATATCCCATTTTAATAGTTATGTATGTTTCAGCTTTACCGTTTTTCATTGCATTGTATCAGGCCTTTAAACTTTTAAGCTATATTGACAAGAACCAATCTTTCTCTGAGTTGTCTGTTAAGTCTCTTAAGAATATCAAATTTTGTGCAATTACGATTAGTATTTTGTATATAGTCATTATGCCATTTGTATTTCTCGTTGCAGATCTAGATGATGCACCTGGTCTTATCATAGTTGGAATGGTTCCTGCTTTTGCTTCAATGGTTATCGCAGTCTTTGCTGCCGTTCTACAAAGGCTTTTGCAAGAAGCGATTAATATAAAATCAGAAAATGATTTAACAGTCTGA
- a CDS encoding helix-turn-helix domain-containing protein, with amino-acid sequence MGIIINIDVMLAKRKMSVTELSERVGITMANISILKNGKAKAIRLSTLEAICKALDCQPGDILEYRSNKDTQI; translated from the coding sequence ATGGGAATAATAATCAATATTGACGTGATGTTGGCTAAAAGGAAAATGAGCGTGACAGAACTTTCGGAGAGGGTTGGAATAACAATGGCTAACATTTCCATACTGAAAAATGGAAAGGCAAAAGCAATTCGATTATCAACTTTAGAAGCGATTTGTAAAGCTTTAGACTGTCAGCCTGGAGATATTTTAGAATACCGAAGTAATAAAGACACTCAAATTTAA
- the yiaA gene encoding inner membrane protein YiaA, with the protein MATDHEELFDKERQNDSTMKVERKHGEPTAAFKGASLVALLIGVSAYLLGLYNAAMELNEKGYYFAILIFGLYSAVSLQKAVRDKEEGIPVTNIYYGISWFALTISILLMAIGLYNAGSIILSEKGFYGMAFVLSIFAAVTVQKNVRDTQKAREID; encoded by the coding sequence ATGGCTACTGATCATGAAGAGTTATTCGATAAGGAAAGACAAAATGATTCAACTATGAAAGTAGAAAGAAAACATGGAGAACCCACTGCAGCTTTCAAAGGAGCTTCCTTGGTAGCGCTATTAATAGGTGTATCAGCTTATCTCTTAGGTTTGTATAATGCAGCCATGGAATTGAATGAAAAAGGATATTACTTTGCAATTTTAATATTCGGACTCTACTCGGCTGTATCCTTACAAAAAGCTGTAAGAGATAAAGAGGAAGGAATCCCAGTTACGAACATTTATTATGGCATTAGCTGGTTTGCACTTACTATATCTATTTTATTAATGGCTATCGGTTTATATAATGCAGGAAGTATTATCTTAAGCGAAAAAGGGTTTTATGGTATGGCTTTTGTTCTTAGTATATTTGCAGCGGTAACAGTTCAGAAAAATGTTAGAGATACACAAAAAGCAAGGGAAATAGATTGA
- a CDS encoding M23 family metallopeptidase — protein sequence MLVSLIYSLGMLIVLPIVFIITLWKASFKSRLEWLLDALTSTALVVWIFQSGNWSSVGYYFRFLLFAVLIIALVISWKKVRTLPFRIKYSTNQKVTLGVYTFLLFMFGMYNVFIITSYTTDEAAIELTFPLQDGTYYIGQGGNNVQMNYHQAHPAQKHALDILKLNKLGARANGLYPKELKKYKIYEEDLYSPCNGKVVEVQNELPDLTPPEADPENPTGNYVALSCENTDAILYLAHMQKGSVTVTQDEIVNVGKKIGQVGNSGNTSEPHLHIHAEKNGVGVPIQFNNRFLVRNSLMR from the coding sequence ATGTTAGTTTCACTTATTTACTCACTAGGTATGTTGATTGTTTTACCCATTGTATTTATTATCACCCTTTGGAAAGCATCATTTAAAAGCAGGTTGGAATGGTTATTAGATGCATTGACGTCCACTGCATTAGTTGTTTGGATATTTCAATCAGGAAATTGGAGTTCGGTCGGGTACTATTTCCGTTTTCTTTTATTCGCTGTTCTCATTATAGCTTTGGTTATTTCTTGGAAAAAAGTACGGACTTTACCCTTTAGAATAAAATATAGCACCAATCAAAAAGTTACGCTTGGTGTTTATACATTCTTATTATTTATGTTTGGTATGTATAACGTATTTATCATTACTAGTTATACAACTGATGAAGCAGCGATTGAATTAACTTTTCCTCTTCAAGATGGTACTTACTATATCGGACAAGGTGGAAATAACGTACAAATGAACTATCATCAGGCACATCCGGCTCAAAAGCACGCTTTAGACATTCTTAAATTAAATAAACTTGGCGCACGAGCCAATGGTCTTTATCCAAAAGAACTTAAAAAATACAAGATTTACGAAGAGGATCTATATAGTCCTTGCAATGGAAAAGTTGTCGAAGTACAAAATGAGTTGCCTGATCTTACACCACCAGAAGCTGATCCAGAAAACCCGACAGGTAATTATGTCGCTTTATCATGTGAAAATACGGATGCAATTCTTTATTTAGCGCATATGCAAAAAGGTAGTGTGACAGTAACTCAAGATGAGATTGTAAATGTAGGTAAAAAAATTGGGCAAGTAGGGAATTCAGGGAATACAAGTGAGCCCCATTTGCATATTCATGCTGAAAAAAATGGGGTAGGTGTACCTATTCAATTCAATAATCGATTTCTCGTGAGAAATAGTTTAATGCGCTAA
- a CDS encoding catalase, which translates to MRENNGGESGSSTHLNRNASKFWAEEMHSQTVGERGPVLEQDSILHETLETFVHSTILERPVHVKGFGAFGYFETVYSMANYTKLCFLQNPGQRVPVTVRFSLAVSNKGTPDTSRNVRGFSTKFYTEEGIFDLVFNHIPVFLVRDAIRFPETIQAFLPSPVNNLMDPERFWSFIARAPESTHFVVRLYSDAGTVKSFRHMPGYGVNTYVWKNGEGVRSYVKYHWVPYAGEQYIDAQEAARWNGENPDIAGQDLYDTLAKGETVVYGLYVQLMNPKDEATLPYDPLDDTKVWDKQQYPLMPVGRLTLNRNPDNYMEQVEKLAYSPSNLLEGAELSDDKMLQGRANIYSDSQRRRLGPDFRKIPINHQEDWTPATQVTSGNGRFVEGHLERSNLPKPDDFTQAGQYYHALPPEQQNHLVNNLSADLAGISHETRRIVLTYLYNASPEMGERVVRQIEMQTEG; encoded by the coding sequence ATGAGAGAAAACAATGGAGGGGAATCAGGTTCTTCCACGCATCTAAACAGAAATGCATCAAAATTTTGGGCTGAGGAAATGCATTCACAGACTGTAGGTGAAAGAGGTCCTGTACTGGAGCAGGACAGTATTTTACATGAAACATTGGAGACCTTTGTCCATTCAACAATTTTAGAAAGACCAGTGCATGTTAAAGGCTTTGGTGCTTTTGGTTACTTTGAGACTGTGTATTCTATGGCAAACTACACAAAGCTCTGCTTCTTACAAAATCCTGGGCAGCGAGTTCCAGTCACGGTGAGGTTTTCGCTTGCTGTAAGCAATAAAGGTACTCCGGATACCTCACGAAATGTGCGTGGATTTTCTACTAAGTTTTATACTGAAGAGGGTATTTTTGATTTGGTCTTCAACCATATTCCTGTATTTTTAGTACGAGATGCTATACGTTTTCCAGAGACCATTCAAGCTTTTTTACCCTCGCCCGTAAATAACTTGATGGATCCCGAACGGTTCTGGAGCTTCATAGCCAGAGCGCCAGAATCAACCCATTTTGTTGTTCGGCTTTACTCTGATGCAGGCACAGTAAAAAGCTTTCGCCACATGCCGGGTTATGGTGTGAATACCTACGTTTGGAAGAACGGGGAGGGGGTACGCAGTTATGTAAAATATCACTGGGTTCCTTATGCTGGAGAGCAGTATATAGATGCTCAAGAAGCCGCCCGATGGAATGGCGAGAACCCAGATATTGCAGGTCAGGATTTGTATGATACCCTAGCAAAGGGAGAGACTGTTGTATATGGGCTTTATGTGCAGCTTATGAATCCGAAAGATGAAGCCACTCTTCCTTATGATCCATTGGATGATACAAAAGTTTGGGATAAACAGCAGTACCCTCTGATGCCTGTTGGCCGCTTGACGTTGAACCGCAACCCGGATAACTATATGGAACAAGTGGAGAAACTGGCATATTCACCGTCCAATCTTTTGGAAGGGGCCGAATTATCAGATGATAAGATGCTGCAGGGACGCGCCAATATTTACTCGGATTCCCAGCGGCGGCGGCTTGGACCAGATTTTCGCAAAATACCTATCAATCATCAGGAAGACTGGACACCAGCAACACAAGTGACAAGCGGCAACGGCAGATTTGTGGAGGGGCATCTTGAACGATCCAATTTGCCAAAACCGGATGATTTTACGCAAGCCGGGCAATATTATCATGCTCTTCCCCCTGAGCAACAAAATCACCTAGTAAATAATCTTTCTGCTGATCTTGCCGGCATATCCCATGAAACGCGACGCATTGTTTTGACGTATCTGTACAATGCATCGCCGGAAATGGGAGAACGGGTTGTCCGACAAATTGAAATGCAGACAGAGGGTTAA
- a CDS encoding ATP-binding protein, with translation MKHKIGSFSITGRLIIIIIILPIIIAFKPVQSDGFVEFIDHFCVGKLEAVAFVASNIFWGIELADDKKLQERAYYGKVVTVIENTGSPIPENDLSRVWDQFYRVEHSRDRKSGGTGLGLAIVKHIMELHDSEFGNKGVAFSFTLYESRGEPHEY, from the coding sequence TTGAAACATAAAATCGGAAGTTTCTCCATCACGGGGCGGCTCATTATCATCATTATCATTCTTCCCATAATCATCGCGTTTAAGCCTGTCCAGAGCGATGGATTCGTTGAGTTCATTGATCATTTTTGCGTAGGTAAACTGGAGGCAGTGGCGTTTGTAGCTTCCAATATTTTTTGGGGGATCGAATTAGCGGATGATAAGAAGCTGCAGGAACGTGCATATTACGGAAAGGTCGTCACGGTAATTGAGAACACTGGATCGCCCATTCCGGAGAACGATTTGAGTCGTGTGTGGGATCAATTCTACCGGGTTGAGCATTCGCGGGATCGTAAATCTGGAGGGACCGGACTGGGACTCGCGATTGTCAAACACATCATGGAACTCCATGATAGTGAGTTCGGAAATAAAGGCGTCGCATTTTCTTTTACCCTATATGAAAGCAGAGGAGAACCCCATGAATACTAA
- the nadD gene encoding nicotinate (nicotinamide) nucleotide adenylyltransferase: MKIGIYGSSFDPVTNVHLWTASTVAHRKKLDYVIFLPSSNKRLDKQVQTQNKHRVEMVKLAIENNPKFILDDYELEVLPGDHYTYYTMEYFKEAFPDADFYFIMGADLLVDIGKGEWRLAEELISRNKFIVMARNGIDILSTISKSPILRNHDDGRFQLLDKGLAMEISSTYIREEFAMGGEPQYLLPGSCYEYIKNNGLYQTVVD, translated from the coding sequence ATGAAAATCGGTATATACGGTTCTTCTTTCGACCCTGTGACCAACGTTCATTTGTGGACTGCCTCAACAGTGGCACATCGTAAAAAATTGGACTATGTTATTTTTCTACCTTCATCTAACAAACGGTTAGATAAACAAGTGCAAACGCAAAACAAGCATCGAGTGGAAATGGTTAAGTTAGCAATTGAAAATAATCCTAAATTCATCTTGGATGATTACGAACTAGAAGTATTACCAGGTGATCACTATACGTATTACACAATGGAGTATTTCAAGGAAGCGTTCCCTGATGCAGATTTTTATTTCATCATGGGTGCTGATTTGTTGGTGGATATCGGAAAAGGAGAATGGCGATTGGCGGAAGAGTTAATAAGTCGAAATAAATTTATCGTGATGGCTAGAAACGGGATTGACATTCTGAGCACGATTTCAAAATCACCTATTCTGCGAAATCATGATGATGGTCGATTCCAATTGTTAGATAAAGGACTAGCGATGGAAATAAGTTCGACGTATATTCGAGAAGAATTTGCAATGGGGGGAGAACCGCAGTATTTATTGCCAGGCTCTTGCTACGAATACATTAAAAATAATGGTCTTTATCAAACAGTTGTCGACTGA
- a CDS encoding DUF817 domain-containing protein, whose amino-acid sequence MRALKQLVRFGWEQALSCLFPVVIFASLAITQFIPLPLLPRYDWLLIIFLLMQWWMVRSGLETRDELKVITLFHLIGLALEFFKVHMGSWSYPEEGYFKIFGVPLYSGFMYASVASYLCQAWRRLKVELVKWPPFLVVVPLAAAIYLNFFTHHYWIDVRWWLSGLVIIVFWQSWVTYEVVGTRYRMPLAFSFVLIGLFIWIAENIATFFGAWEYPNQTDAWSLVHLGKVSSWLLLVIVSFLIVATLKQVKGKSSTKVDASPF is encoded by the coding sequence ATGAGAGCACTAAAACAACTCGTTCGTTTTGGTTGGGAGCAGGCGCTATCATGTTTGTTTCCTGTCGTGATTTTTGCCTCTTTAGCTATTACACAATTCATCCCACTTCCCCTCCTTCCACGTTATGACTGGCTGCTCATTATCTTCCTTCTAATGCAGTGGTGGATGGTGCGTTCTGGTCTTGAAACACGGGATGAACTAAAGGTTATCACGTTATTCCACCTTATTGGACTTGCTCTTGAATTTTTCAAGGTACATATGGGCTCCTGGTCTTATCCAGAAGAAGGATATTTTAAAATCTTTGGAGTACCCTTATATAGTGGCTTCATGTACGCGAGTGTAGCGAGTTATCTTTGCCAGGCGTGGCGGAGGTTAAAGGTTGAACTGGTTAAGTGGCCACCATTTTTGGTAGTTGTGCCCCTTGCAGCTGCTATTTATTTGAATTTTTTCACCCACCATTATTGGATCGATGTTCGCTGGTGGTTATCTGGACTTGTAATTATCGTCTTTTGGCAATCATGGGTCACATACGAGGTTGTCGGAACCCGTTACCGTATGCCGCTCGCATTTTCATTTGTGCTCATCGGACTTTTTATATGGATAGCCGAAAATATTGCAACGTTCTTTGGGGCTTGGGAATACCCAAACCAAACCGACGCATGGAGTCTCGTCCATCTAGGAAAGGTAAGTTCATGGCTCTTGTTAGTGATTGTTAGCTTTCTTATAGTAGCGACGTTAAAACAGGTTAAGGGGAAAAGTTCCACCAAGGTAGATGCTAGTCCATTTTAA
- a CDS encoding LOG family protein: protein MKRLAVFCGSSNGASPVYVEVAKQLGKELAKRNITLVYGGASVGVMGAVADSVLEMGGKVIGIMPDFLEKREISHNNLTELIVVDSMHERKAKMAELADGFIALPGGPGTLEEFFEIFTWAQLGLHHKPCGLLNINHYYDPLVALFNHMSDEEFLHEKYRSMALVDVEPNDLLDQFINYEPPSVKSYITEKQT from the coding sequence TTGAAAAGGCTAGCTGTATTTTGTGGATCAAGTAATGGAGCATCTCCTGTCTATGTCGAAGTAGCAAAACAACTAGGTAAAGAACTGGCTAAACGCAATATTACACTTGTATATGGGGGTGCAAGTGTAGGAGTTATGGGGGCGGTTGCAGATTCTGTTCTAGAAATGGGTGGGAAAGTAATTGGAATCATGCCAGATTTTCTAGAAAAAAGGGAAATATCTCATAATAACCTAACTGAGCTAATTGTAGTGGACTCCATGCATGAAAGAAAAGCAAAGATGGCAGAACTTGCCGATGGGTTTATAGCTTTGCCAGGCGGGCCAGGAACATTAGAAGAATTCTTTGAGATTTTCACTTGGGCTCAGTTAGGACTTCATCATAAACCTTGTGGACTCTTAAATATTAATCATTATTATGATCCCCTTGTTGCTTTATTTAACCATATGTCTGATGAAGAGTTTTTGCATGAAAAATATCGTTCTATGGCACTTGTAGATGTAGAACCAAATGATCTACTTGATCAGTTTATTAATTATGAACCACCATCCGTTAAATCTTATATTACTGAAAAACAGACTTAA
- a CDS encoding potassium channel family protein, with the protein MSATVKIIKEPIFKSLIATLSIILLSGTMFYKGAEGWSLLDSFYFSFVSLIPTGVNTGLVPETVLSKWFTMIYLIVGVGVMFMLLIIIGRAVVNIEKEEEIQIDKKTN; encoded by the coding sequence ATGTCAGCGACTGTTAAAATCATTAAAGAACCTATTTTTAAGTCACTAATTGCGACGCTATCAATTATCTTATTATCAGGTACGATGTTTTATAAAGGTGCTGAAGGTTGGTCATTACTCGATTCATTCTATTTTTCATTCGTTAGCCTCATCCCAACAGGTGTCAATACTGGGTTAGTACCCGAAACAGTTTTAAGTAAATGGTTTACCATGATTTATCTCATTGTCGGCGTTGGTGTAATGTTCATGTTATTGATTATCATTGGCCGAGCTGTAGTAAACATTGAGAAAGAAGAAGAAATACAAATCGATAAGAAAACAAATTAA
- a CDS encoding nicotinate phosphoribosyltransferase, whose protein sequence is MTKKYQDDGLALHTDLYQINMAETYWEDNMHDKRAVFELYFRKLPFETGYGIFAGLERIIEFIQDYRFTDSDLAYLREELGYEEDFLAYLETVRFNGTIRAMKEGELVFANEPILQVEASLAEAQLIETALLNIVNYQTLIATKAARIKQVAGEQPVMEFGTRRAHEFDAAVWGTRAAYIAGFSATSNVRAGKMFGIPVSGTHAHSMVSAYKDEYKAFHKYARRHKECTFLVDTYDTLRSGVPIAIQVAKELGDSINFNAIRLDSGDLAYLSKEARKILDKAGFKKTKIVASNDLDEKTIMNLKAQGAKIDAWGVGTKVITAFDQPALGAVYKLVAIEDDKGNMVDTIKISGNPEKVTTPGLKRVYRIVNTVNNRAEGDYIAMIDENLQAEEKLKMFHPTHTFISKFVTNFEAIELHQDIFVEGELVYVSPSIQEIQAYAKDNLNLLWDEYKRTLNPEQYPVDLSQKCWDNKMRNIREEREKVQELNS, encoded by the coding sequence ATGACTAAAAAATATCAAGATGATGGGCTAGCACTACACACGGATTTGTACCAAATTAACATGGCGGAAACGTATTGGGAAGATAATATGCACGACAAACGAGCGGTGTTTGAACTCTATTTCCGCAAGTTGCCTTTTGAAACGGGTTATGGGATTTTTGCAGGATTGGAACGAATCATTGAATTTATTCAAGACTACCGTTTTACAGATAGTGATCTTGCTTATTTACGTGAAGAATTGGGTTATGAAGAAGATTTCTTGGCCTATTTAGAAACGGTGCGCTTTAATGGAACGATTCGAGCAATGAAAGAGGGAGAATTGGTTTTTGCGAATGAACCGATTCTACAAGTCGAAGCAAGTTTAGCGGAAGCTCAGTTGATAGAGACAGCTCTCTTGAATATTGTAAATTACCAAACCCTCATCGCGACAAAAGCAGCACGCATCAAACAAGTGGCAGGAGAACAACCAGTAATGGAATTTGGAACGCGACGTGCACATGAGTTTGATGCGGCGGTGTGGGGAACAAGAGCGGCGTATATTGCTGGATTTTCCGCAACGAGTAATGTGAGAGCCGGTAAGATGTTTGGTATCCCTGTTTCTGGAACACATGCACATTCTATGGTTTCAGCGTATAAAGATGAATACAAGGCATTTCATAAATACGCTCGTCGTCATAAAGAATGTACGTTTTTAGTGGATACCTATGATACGTTGCGATCTGGTGTACCGATCGCAATTCAAGTAGCGAAAGAACTGGGAGACAGCATTAATTTTAATGCGATTCGTTTAGATAGTGGCGACTTGGCTTACTTATCAAAAGAAGCTCGAAAAATATTGGACAAAGCAGGATTTAAAAAAACGAAAATTGTTGCTTCAAACGACTTAGATGAAAAAACCATTATGAACTTGAAGGCACAAGGAGCGAAAATTGATGCGTGGGGTGTCGGAACAAAAGTAATTACCGCATTTGACCAACCTGCTCTGGGTGCTGTTTATAAATTGGTAGCGATTGAGGATGATAAAGGTAATATGGTTGACACAATTAAAATATCTGGAAATCCAGAGAAAGTAACGACGCCTGGATTGAAAAGAGTATATCGTATTGTGAATACGGTGAATAATCGTGCTGAAGGTGATTATATTGCTATGATAGATGAGAATCTGCAAGCGGAAGAAAAGTTAAAAATGTTCCACCCGACCCATACGTTTATCTCGAAGTTTGTGACGAACTTCGAAGCCATCGAATTACATCAGGACATTTTTGTAGAGGGGGAACTTGTGTATGTGTCCCCATCTATACAGGAAATTCAAGCGTATGCTAAAGACAATTTAAACCTCCTGTGGGATGAATATAAGCGTACCTTGAATCCAGAACAGTATCCTGTGGATTTAAGTCAGAAATGTTGGGATAATAAAATGAGAAATATTCGTGAGGAACGAGAAAAAGTACAGGAGCTAAATAGCTAA
- a CDS encoding NUDIX domain-containing protein: MSTFKTEEEALQQYDSSQYRTPDGYTSDIAIFTLIPNEESTVESQSASTHSLALMLIKRAAFDAEGEPNIEGGKWALPGGFIHPEETAYEAAKRELKEETGVDGIHIEHYGVYDKLGRDKRGWIISNAHYAIVPEENIESREAADDADDVQLFTIDEVFALDLAFDHYQVIKDALEAVRKDVFQTTVVKNFLTEEFKLEDLRQVLLAIINDPVVNSKPGFFRKAPSLPFIVEALDKNQVPKTAEPTSTTKRPTKLYRFVDVDITPSIWR, from the coding sequence ATGTCTACATTTAAAACAGAAGAAGAAGCACTACAACAGTATGATTCGAGTCAGTACAGAACGCCGGATGGGTATACAAGTGATATTGCGATATTTACGTTAATCCCAAATGAGGAATCGACTGTTGAAAGTCAATCGGCCTCTACTCACTCATTAGCTTTGATGTTGATTAAGCGGGCAGCGTTCGATGCAGAAGGTGAACCTAATATCGAAGGCGGAAAATGGGCTTTACCAGGAGGGTTTATCCATCCAGAAGAAACAGCTTACGAAGCGGCTAAGCGGGAACTAAAAGAAGAAACTGGTGTAGACGGCATTCACATCGAACACTATGGTGTGTATGACAAATTAGGTAGAGATAAACGCGGATGGATCATATCTAATGCTCATTACGCAATTGTTCCTGAAGAAAACATCGAAAGCAGGGAAGCTGCTGATGATGCAGACGATGTTCAATTATTCACGATTGATGAAGTCTTTGCGTTAGACTTGGCTTTTGACCATTACCAAGTGATTAAAGATGCTTTGGAAGCCGTTCGAAAAGATGTGTTTCAAACAACGGTGGTTAAAAACTTTTTAACAGAAGAATTCAAGTTGGAAGATTTGCGCCAGGTGTTGCTTGCGATTATTAATGACCCTGTTGTGAATAGTAAGCCTGGGTTCTTTAGGAAAGCACCAAGTCTGCCTTTTATCGTAGAAGCGTTAGACAAAAATCAAGTTCCTAAAACAGCAGAACCGACAAGCACTACGAAACGACCAACTAAATTATACCGATTTGTAGATGTAGACATTACCCCTTCGATTTGGCGCTGA